One part of the Rutidosis leptorrhynchoides isolate AG116_Rl617_1_P2 chromosome 1, CSIRO_AGI_Rlap_v1, whole genome shotgun sequence genome encodes these proteins:
- the LOC139871100 gene encoding senescence-specific cysteine protease SAG39-like: MSMSFNRLIMLAALLVFVMWTCQEVTSRTLSDEAMLQKHEQWMVRYGRVYRDNVEKQMRFKIFKDNVHYIEEFNNGGNMGYKLSINEFADQTNEEFKATRNGFKFPSKPRSAQTTPFRYEHVTAVPSSVDWRKKGAVTPIKDQGQCGSCWAFSTIAATEGITQLKTGKLISLSEQELVDCDRSGEDQGCEGGYMDGGFTFIVKNKGINTEKAYPYQAVDATCNTKEESDRAANITGHEDVPVNSESALLKAVAMQPISVAIDAGESDFQFYSSGVFNGSCGTELDHGVTAVGYGTSDDGVKYWLVKNSWGTSWGEEGYIRMQRDVEAKEGLCGIAMMASYPTA; the protein is encoded by the exons ATGAGCATGTCATTCAATAGATTAATCATGCTAGCAGCACTGCTGGTTTTTGTGATGTGGACTTGTCAAGAAGTCACATCTCGAACGCTAAGCGATGAGGCCATGTTACAGAAGCACGAACAATGGATGGTTCGTTATGGGCGTGTGTATAGAGACAACGTGGAGAAACAAATGCGcttcaagatattcaaggacaatgtACATTACATAGAAGAATTCAACAATGGTGGCAACATGGGTTACAAACTGAGCATCAACGAATTTGCAGACCAAACGAATGAGGAGTTTAAGGCCACTCGTAACGGATTCAAGTTCCCATCCAAACCAAGATCCGCTCAAACCACGCCATTCAGATATGAACATGTGACTGCAGTTCCATCGAGCGTCGACTGGAGGAAGAAAGGAGCCGTTACCCCAATCAAGGATCAAGGTCAATGCG GAAGCTGCTGGGCGTTTTCGACAATTGCTGCAACCGAAGGAATTACGCAACTCAAAACCGGGAAACTGATATCGCTATCGGAGCAAGAGCTCGTGGATTGCGACAGAAGCGGTGAAGACCAAGGGTGTGAAGGTGGGTACATGGACGGTGGATTTACATTCATCGTAAAAAACAAAGGAATCAACACAGAAAAAGCATACCCATACCAGGCCGTAGATGCAACTTGCAACACGAAAGAAGAATCTGATCGTGCAGCCAACATCACTGGACATGAGGACGTACCGGTTAACAGTGAGTCAGCATTGTTGAAGGCCGTGGCTATGCAACCTATTTCGGTTGCTATTGATGCAGGGGAGTCTGATTTTCAGTTTTACTCGAGTGGTGTGTTTAATGGAAGTTGTGGAACAGAATTGGACCATGGGGTAACAGCAGTTGGGTACGGAACGAGTGATGATGGGGTCAAATATTGGTTGGTGAAGAATTCATGGGGTACGAGTTGGGGTGAAGAAGGATACATCAGGATGCAGAGAGACGTTGAAGCTAAAGAAGGGCTTTGTGGGATTGCAATGATGGCTTCATACCCTACTGCTTGA
- the LOC139871094 gene encoding large ribosomal subunit protein bL34c yields MACVSSVCTRFGAQSTTASISFFNVSRPTRSSVSLKPVAAAAASNSSGLLHCSFVSSSSLAFASSSSSTFAGSSLGLDFSSRSAIELQTRRSLVVRSAKKYQLAQTKRNRSRKSLARTHGFRLRMRTTSGRATIKRRRAKGRWTLCTKSNPSSGKRA; encoded by the exons ATGGCGTGTGTATCATCTGTGTGTACAAGATTTGGAGCACAAAGTACAACTGCTTCAATTTCTTTCTTCAATGTTTCAAGACCAACAAGAAGCTCTGTTTCCCTAAAAccagttgctgctgctgctgcatcAAATTCATCTGGGTTACTTCACTGTTCTTTCGTATCTTCATCTTCACTTGCATtcgcatcttcatcttcatctacaTTTGCAG GTTCATCATTGGGATTGGACTTCAGTTCAAGGAGTGCGATAGAACTACAGACACGCCGTAGTTTGGTGGTGAGGTCAGCGAAAAAGTATCAACTTGCTCAAACAAAGAGGAACCGGTCTCGTAAATCTTTAGCCCGAACTCATGGTTTTCGTTTAAGAATGAGGACTACAAGTGGAAGAGCTACGATAAAGCGTAGAAGAGCAAAGGGCCGATGGACACTCTGCACCAAATCTAACCCTAGCAGCGGAAAACGTGCTTAG
- the LOC139871106 gene encoding uncharacterized protein YNL011C: MVVDNLFKFGTPLSIPLCSYCNNSKPLLLSFQFQFSNSSSSCSSRSPLMSSVNSILQNSTSATSHQPSLLVFSGGTAFNGVVEELKKLTTCVAHVLPVSDDGGSTAEIVRVLGGPAVGDIRSRCLRLSDQSTSEALAVRTLLGYRLPLDAQVAKLEWYSIVEEEHPLWKDVSKPYRETIRAFLVYFQNQILRRTNESFSFSNGSIGNFFFAGARIFFQSLDAAIFLFSRVSQIPSESLVLPVISTNDRLTLGCELLDGTIIRGQNEISHPTIGSLQYVNKVNSSALPSRIKRVFYMSSEGSNLLHEVFPNVNQTVLEQLRNVDCIVYGMGSLFTSICPSLVLLGVGEIVASRSCAKVLLLNGTDDRETSGFSASCFVTAITDALNRTYGHLNNRLQNNPGEYINTVFVPKGGQIPVDINCLADQGIFHVVPVESMHDPKVGIVYEPTSLIQALAKLLLSDAQTNKQS; the protein is encoded by the exons ATGGTGGTGGACAATTTATTTAAATTTGGCACCCCTCTTTCAATCCCACTATGTTCTTATTGTAATAATTCTAAACCCTTATTACTTTCATTTCAATTTCAATTCTCAAATTCATCATCTTCTTGTTCTTCAAGATCCCCTTTAATGTCTTCCGTTAATAGTATTCTACAGAACTCAACCTCTGCAACCTCCCACCAACCCTCCCTTCTTGTTTTCTCAG GGGGGACTGCTTTTAATGGAGTAGTTGAAGAGCTTAAGAAGCTGACAACGTGTGTTGCCCATGTTCTTCCTGTTTCTGATGACGGTGGAAGTACGGCCGagattgttcgtgttcttg GGGGCCCCGCAGTTGGAGACATTCGATCAAGATGTTTGAGATTGTCTGATCAAAGTACGTCTGAGGCTCTTGCAGTAAGAACATTACTTGGTTACCGTCTTCCGCTAGATGCACAAGTAGCCAAATTAGAATG GTACAGTATCGTAGAAGAAGAACATCCTTTATGGAAAGATGTTTCAAAGCCCTACCGAGAAACAATTCGTGCCTTTCTCGTCTATTTTCAGAACCAG ATACTTCGAAGAACAAATGAGTCAtttagttttagcaatgggag CATCGGTAACTTTTTCTTTGCAGGTGCTCGTATATTCTTTCAGTCCTTAGATGCTGCAATATTTTTGTTTTCACGCGTTTCTCAGATTCCTTCAGAAAGTCTAGTCCTTCCTGTGATATCCACCAATGATCGGCTTACTTTGGGTTGTGAATTATTG GATGGAACAATAATACGTGGTCAGAATGAGATATCTCATCCGACTATTGGATCGCTACAATATGTAAATAAG GTAAATTCATCAGCTCTACCTTCAAGAATTAAGCGAGTTTTCTACATGTCAAGTGAAGGAAGCAATTTATTGCACGAG GTCTTCCCGAATGTAAATCAAACTGTTTTAGAACAGTTGAGAAATGTGGATTGCATCGTATATGGTATGGGATCCCTATTTACTTCCATCTGTCCCTCTCTG GTCTTACTAGGAGTTGGGGAGATTGTAGCTTCTAGATCATGTGCAAAG GTGCTTTTGTTAAATGGTACTGATGATCGAGAAACTAGTGGCTTTTCTGCCTCTTGCTTTGTTACTGCCATCACCGATGCTCTAAATAGAACTTACGGGCATCTCAATAATCGTCTACAAAACAAT CCGGGTGAATATATAAACACTGTTTTTGTGCCAAAAGGTGGTCAAATACCCGTTGATATCAATTGCTTGGCTGACCAAGGAATCTTTCATGTG GTCCCTGTTGAATCAATGCATGATCCAAAAGTGGGGATAGTTTATGAGCCGACATCTTTGATACAAGCTCTTGCCAAGTTATTATTAAGCGAtgcacaaacaaacaaacaaagctAA